In Triticum urartu cultivar G1812 chromosome 6, Tu2.1, whole genome shotgun sequence, the following proteins share a genomic window:
- the LOC125517612 gene encoding protein YIF1B-B-like isoform X2 — MNSDLGGLGPRPANAPPNPFESAMYGAGPGLIRTGLGAYGEKFLGSSSEFMQSNITQYLSDPQYYFQVNSQYVRNKLKVVLFPFFHRGHWTRITEPVGGRLSYKPPIQDINAPDLYIPLMAFGTYIVIAGYALGVLGRFTPEALTLQFTRGLVGWFLQVVLIKGLLYSLGSGEAPLLDIVAYAGYGFAGTSLAMLARIFWSYLYYFIMPWFCLCTGVFLVKTMKRVLLGGPRSYERHPSRNHYFLLFLAVVQFPMLFWLGNISG; from the exons ATGAATAGTGATCTGGGTGGCTTAGGTCCTAGGCCTGCAAATGCACCACCAAATCCTTTTGAAAGTGCCATGTATGGTGCTGGACCTGGACTTATCCGTACTGGACTTGGAGCATATGGAGAGAAATTTCTTGGTTCGAGTTCTGAGTTCATGCAGAGCAAT ATTACTCAATATTTGTCCGACCCTCAATACTATTTTCAAGTCAACAGCCAGTATGTGAGGAACAAACTGAAGGTCGTCTTGTTCCCTTTCTTTCACAGG GGTCATTGGACGAGAATAACTGAACCTGTAGGAGGAAGGCTATCCTACAAACCTCCAATTCAGGATATCAATGCCCCAGACCTGTACATCCCTTTGATGGCATTTGGCACCTACATTGTCATTGCTGGATACGCATTGGGAGTTCTGGGAAG GTTTACCCCTGAGGCACTGACCCTACAGTTCACAAGAGGTCTAGTTGGCTGGTTTCTGCAAGTCGTCCTCATCAAAGGTTTGCTGTACTCCCTGGGCAGTGGTGAAGCGCCATTGCTAGACATTGTGGCGTATGCTGGGTATGGATTTGCTGGCACATCTCTTGCGATGCTGGCCCGCATCTTCTGGAGCTACTTATACTACTTCATCATGCCATGGTTCTGTCTCTGCACTGGCGTGTTCCTCGTGAAGACCATGAAGAGGGTTCTTCTGGGTGGACCAAGGAGTTACGAGCGGCATCCGAGTCGAAACCACTACTTTCTGCTCTTCCTGGCGGTTGTTCAGTTCCCGATGCTGTTTTGGCTCGGCAACATCAGTGGTTGA
- the LOC125517612 gene encoding protein YIF1B-B-like isoform X1, whose amino-acid sequence MAAMNSDLGGLGPRPANAPPNPFESAMYGAGPGLIRTGLGAYGEKFLGSSSEFMQSNITQYLSDPQYYFQVNSQYVRNKLKVVLFPFFHRGHWTRITEPVGGRLSYKPPIQDINAPDLYIPLMAFGTYIVIAGYALGVLGRFTPEALTLQFTRGLVGWFLQVVLIKGLLYSLGSGEAPLLDIVAYAGYGFAGTSLAMLARIFWSYLYYFIMPWFCLCTGVFLVKTMKRVLLGGPRSYERHPSRNHYFLLFLAVVQFPMLFWLGNISG is encoded by the exons ATGGCAGCAATGAATAGTGATCTGGGTGGCTTAGGTCCTAGGCCTGCAAATGCACCACCAAATCCTTTTGAAAGTGCCATGTATGGTGCTGGACCTGGACTTATCCGTACTGGACTTGGAGCATATGGAGAGAAATTTCTTGGTTCGAGTTCTGAGTTCATGCAGAGCAAT ATTACTCAATATTTGTCCGACCCTCAATACTATTTTCAAGTCAACAGCCAGTATGTGAGGAACAAACTGAAGGTCGTCTTGTTCCCTTTCTTTCACAGG GGTCATTGGACGAGAATAACTGAACCTGTAGGAGGAAGGCTATCCTACAAACCTCCAATTCAGGATATCAATGCCCCAGACCTGTACATCCCTTTGATGGCATTTGGCACCTACATTGTCATTGCTGGATACGCATTGGGAGTTCTGGGAAG GTTTACCCCTGAGGCACTGACCCTACAGTTCACAAGAGGTCTAGTTGGCTGGTTTCTGCAAGTCGTCCTCATCAAAGGTTTGCTGTACTCCCTGGGCAGTGGTGAAGCGCCATTGCTAGACATTGTGGCGTATGCTGGGTATGGATTTGCTGGCACATCTCTTGCGATGCTGGCCCGCATCTTCTGGAGCTACTTATACTACTTCATCATGCCATGGTTCTGTCTCTGCACTGGCGTGTTCCTCGTGAAGACCATGAAGAGGGTTCTTCTGGGTGGACCAAGGAGTTACGAGCGGCATCCGAGTCGAAACCACTACTTTCTGCTCTTCCTGGCGGTTGTTCAGTTCCCGATGCTGTTTTGGCTCGGCAACATCAGTGGTTGA